A region of Acidimicrobiales bacterium DNA encodes the following proteins:
- a CDS encoding type III pantothenate kinase, with translation MLLAIDTGNTQTVLGLFDGPELVSSWRIATNADRTSDEHALVVNQLLDLEGYPPDDVITGIALASTVPALTSTLRAMTARWFDVPTVVLEQGVKSGAAILADNPKEVGADRVANTVAVQALFGGPAVVVDFGTSTNFDAVSARGEYLGGAIVPGIEISLDALFARAAALRRVELVEPRNVIGKTTVECIQSGALYGYTDLVDGMCRRMRAELGGATVVATGGLSGLITPLSDTIDHHEPWLTLHGLRLVFERNRTEK, from the coding sequence GTGCTCCTCGCCATCGACACCGGCAACACCCAGACCGTGCTCGGCCTGTTCGACGGCCCCGAGCTGGTGTCGAGCTGGCGCATCGCCACCAACGCCGACCGTACGTCCGACGAGCACGCTCTGGTGGTCAACCAGCTGCTCGACCTCGAGGGCTACCCGCCGGACGACGTCATCACCGGGATCGCCCTGGCCTCCACCGTGCCGGCCCTCACCTCCACGTTGCGGGCCATGACGGCTCGCTGGTTCGACGTGCCGACCGTGGTGCTGGAGCAGGGCGTGAAGTCTGGCGCCGCCATCCTCGCCGACAACCCCAAGGAGGTCGGCGCCGACCGGGTGGCCAACACGGTGGCCGTGCAAGCGTTGTTCGGCGGTCCGGCCGTGGTGGTCGACTTCGGGACGTCGACGAACTTCGACGCCGTATCGGCCAGAGGCGAGTACCTGGGCGGCGCCATCGTCCCCGGCATCGAGATCAGCCTCGACGCCCTCTTCGCCCGAGCCGCCGCCCTGCGCCGGGTCGAGCTGGTGGAGCCGCGGAACGTCATCGGCAAGACCACGGTCGAGTGCATCCAGTCGGGGGCCCTCTACGGCTACACCGACCTGGTCGACGGCATGTGCCGGCGCATGCGGGCCGAGCTGGGTGGCGCCACGGTGGTCGCCACGGGCGGGCTGAGTGGACTCATCACCCCGCTGTCCGACACGATCGACCACCACGAGCCCTGGCTGACCCTCCACGGGCTGCGGCTCGTCTTCGAGCGCAACAGGACCGAGAAGTAG
- the nadC gene encoding carboxylating nicotinate-nucleotide diphosphorylase, with amino-acid sequence MSHAPVWVPDPGRLERAVSGFDPPPAAVREVVACALAEDLLPLGDLTAGLLDPAAVGSGAMVARSAGVLAGSACAVETFAQLDPAVTVRFLLGDGSLLEAGTKVAEMCGPLPSVLSGERTALNLLCHLSGVATLTRRFVEAVGGASTRVLDTRKTLPGLRALQKAAVRAGGGHNHRGSLSDMVLVKDNHRAALGVAEAVATARLRWPFRPVEVECDTLDQVGEAVAAGATAVLLDNMSPEEVRRCVELVGGRALTEASGGVTVDTVAAYAATGVDFVSVGALTMSAPSLDLALDLDGGAALGVDPGRAG; translated from the coding sequence GTGTCGCACGCGCCGGTGTGGGTTCCCGACCCCGGCCGGCTCGAGCGGGCGGTGAGCGGGTTCGATCCGCCGCCGGCGGCGGTGCGCGAGGTGGTCGCCTGCGCCCTGGCGGAGGATCTGCTGCCCCTCGGCGACCTGACGGCCGGGCTGCTCGACCCGGCCGCGGTGGGGTCGGGGGCGATGGTGGCACGGTCGGCCGGCGTGCTGGCCGGGTCGGCGTGCGCAGTGGAGACCTTCGCCCAGCTCGACCCGGCGGTGACGGTGCGGTTCCTGCTGGGCGACGGCTCCCTTCTGGAGGCGGGCACCAAGGTCGCCGAGATGTGCGGGCCGCTCCCCTCCGTGCTGTCGGGGGAGCGGACGGCGCTGAACCTGCTCTGCCACCTGTCCGGGGTGGCCACCCTCACCCGCCGGTTCGTCGAAGCCGTCGGCGGCGCGTCCACCCGCGTGCTCGACACCCGAAAGACGCTGCCCGGCCTGCGGGCGCTGCAGAAAGCCGCCGTGCGGGCGGGCGGCGGTCACAACCACCGCGGCAGCCTCTCGGACATGGTGCTGGTGAAGGACAACCACCGGGCCGCCCTGGGCGTGGCCGAGGCGGTGGCCACGGCCCGGCTGCGCTGGCCCTTCCGGCCCGTCGAGGTGGAGTGCGACACCCTCGACCAGGTGGGCGAGGCGGTCGCCGCCGGCGCCACCGCCGTCCTCCTCGACAACATGAGCCCCGAAGAGGTCCGCCGGTGCGTCGAGCTGGTGGGAGGCCGGGCGCTCACGGAGGCGTCGGGCGGCGTCACCGTCGACACCGTCGCCGCCTACGCCGCAACCGGCGTCGACTTCGTGTCGGTGGGCGCGCTCACCATGTCGGCGCCGTCGCTCGACCTGGCCCTCGACCTCGACGGCGGCGCGGCCCTCGGTGTCGACCCCGGCCGGGCGGGGTAA
- a CDS encoding FAD-binding protein translates to MDIDLLVLGSGVAGLSAAVRAAVAEPGLRVGVLTKAELAQSATRWAQGGVAAVLGGDEDSTDLHLADTLAAGVGLCDIDAVRVLVDEGPGRVNELIALGAVFDRDHAGALQLAREGGHSVARVVHAGGAATGAEIERALVDAVRETAAAVLERWFAVGLLVDGGRCRGVVALDERGARRDVRAANVLLATGGAGQVYSVTTNPLEATGDGLAMAVRAGVAVADVEFMQFHPTALHHPAMPRPLLSEALRGHGALLRDAAGERFVDELRPRDQVSRAMTERLLEQGVEHLWLDATGLEHFDERFPTIAASVRAVGLDPTTDWLPVAPAAHYLSGGVVTDLHGATSLPGLWACGEVACTGVHGANRLASNSLLEGMVFGPRVVEAVLAGVEGPSPTGAMRDVLGDRARPGIALVSEPVPARPPLADQSGPGEQVKARAVLQHAMTEGAGVLRSAASLAATAAVLDGLGHFSADPELANLHVVARALVLAATAREESRGCHGRTDFPDPRPELAHRLVIA, encoded by the coding sequence GTGGACATCGACCTGCTGGTGCTGGGTTCGGGCGTGGCCGGCCTGTCCGCCGCCGTGCGGGCGGCGGTGGCCGAGCCCGGCCTGCGGGTGGGCGTGCTCACCAAGGCGGAGCTGGCCCAGTCCGCCACCCGGTGGGCCCAGGGCGGGGTGGCCGCCGTGCTGGGGGGCGACGAGGACTCCACCGACCTGCACCTGGCCGACACCCTGGCGGCGGGCGTCGGGCTGTGCGACATCGACGCCGTGCGCGTGCTGGTGGACGAGGGGCCCGGACGGGTCAACGAGCTCATCGCCCTGGGTGCCGTGTTCGACCGCGACCACGCCGGCGCCCTCCAGCTCGCCCGCGAGGGCGGTCACTCGGTCGCCCGGGTGGTGCACGCCGGCGGGGCAGCCACCGGCGCCGAGATCGAGCGGGCCCTGGTCGACGCCGTGCGGGAGACGGCGGCCGCCGTCCTCGAGCGCTGGTTCGCCGTCGGCCTGCTGGTGGACGGGGGCCGGTGCCGCGGCGTCGTCGCCCTCGACGAGCGCGGCGCCCGCCGGGACGTCCGGGCCGCGAACGTCCTGCTCGCCACCGGCGGAGCCGGCCAGGTGTACTCGGTGACCACCAACCCGCTGGAGGCCACCGGCGACGGGCTGGCCATGGCCGTGCGGGCCGGTGTGGCGGTGGCCGACGTCGAGTTCATGCAGTTCCACCCGACCGCCCTCCACCACCCGGCCATGCCCCGCCCGCTGCTGTCGGAGGCGCTGCGGGGCCACGGCGCCCTGCTGCGGGACGCCGCCGGCGAGCGCTTCGTCGACGAGCTGCGGCCGCGCGACCAGGTGAGCCGGGCCATGACGGAGCGGCTCCTCGAACAGGGCGTGGAGCACCTCTGGCTCGACGCCACCGGCCTGGAGCACTTCGACGAGCGGTTCCCCACCATCGCCGCGTCGGTGCGCGCCGTCGGCCTCGACCCCACCACCGACTGGCTCCCGGTGGCGCCCGCCGCCCATTACCTGTCGGGCGGCGTAGTCACCGACCTCCACGGGGCGACGTCGCTGCCCGGTCTGTGGGCGTGCGGCGAGGTGGCGTGCACCGGCGTGCACGGGGCCAACCGGCTGGCGTCCAACTCCCTGCTCGAGGGGATGGTGTTCGGGCCGCGTGTCGTCGAGGCGGTGCTGGCCGGCGTCGAGGGCCCCTCGCCCACCGGCGCCATGCGCGACGTGCTGGGCGATCGCGCCCGGCCGGGCATCGCATTGGTCAGTGAACCGGTACCGGCGCGACCGCCCCTGGCCGACCAGAGCGGGCCCGGCGAGCAGGTCAAGGCGCGCGCCGTGCTCCAGCACGCCATGACCGAGGGGGCGGGCGTCCTCCGGTCGGCCGCCTCGTTGGCCGCCACGGCGGCGGTGCTGGACGGCCTCGGCCACTTCTCGGCCGACCCGGAGCTGGCCAACCTCCACGTGGTGGCACGGGCGCTGGTCCTGGCCGCCACCGCCCGTGAGGAGTCGCGCGGCTGCCACGGGCGTACCGACTTCCCCGACCCCCGCCCGGAGCTGGCCCACCGGCTGGTGATCGCGTGA
- the panD gene encoding aspartate 1-decarboxylase yields the protein MRRQMLKSKIHRATVTDANVDYAGSVTIDATLLEEADIREHEQVHVVDVDNGARLVTYAIPGGPGEVCLNGAAALLVQPGHRVIVISYGEYEDAELDGHRPIVVHVDGRNLPTVAAGAAR from the coding sequence GTGAGACGCCAGATGCTCAAGTCGAAGATCCACCGGGCCACGGTCACCGACGCCAACGTCGACTACGCCGGTTCGGTCACCATTGACGCGACCCTCCTCGAGGAGGCCGACATCCGCGAGCACGAGCAGGTCCACGTCGTCGACGTCGACAACGGCGCCCGCCTCGTCACCTACGCCATTCCCGGCGGGCCGGGAGAGGTGTGCCTCAACGGGGCGGCCGCCCTGCTCGTGCAGCCCGGTCACCGGGTGATCGTCATCAGCTACGGCGAGTACGAGGACGCCGAGCTCGACGGCCACCGGCCCATCGTCGTCCACGTCGACGGGCGCAACCTCCCCACGGTGGCGGCCGGCGCCGCCCGGTAG
- the panC gene encoding pantoate--beta-alanine ligase, whose translation MNLIETVPALREALDGERAAGRSVGLVPTMGALHEGHLSLLRRAAADCDVVAATIFVNPLQFGPGEDLAAYPRRIHHDAALAEAAGASHLFVPPVDEMFPGAHRTTVHVAEVGDSREGRSRPGHFDGVATVVAKLFAIAGRCRAYFGEKDHQQLEVVRRMAADLSFPVDVIGCPTVREPDGLALSSRNAYLSPAERTAAPVLHRALIAARTLAALGVHEPAALGVAMADVVRAEPAAALDYAEAVPDGAGGIRLYVAARIGTTRLIDNLEVPAP comes from the coding sequence ATGAACCTGATCGAGACGGTGCCCGCCCTGCGCGAGGCGCTCGACGGTGAACGGGCGGCCGGGCGCTCCGTGGGCTTGGTGCCCACCATGGGCGCGCTGCACGAGGGCCACCTGTCGCTGCTGCGCCGGGCCGCCGCCGACTGCGACGTGGTGGCGGCCACCATCTTCGTGAACCCGCTCCAGTTCGGGCCGGGCGAGGACCTGGCCGCCTACCCCCGCCGGATCCACCACGACGCCGCCCTGGCCGAGGCGGCCGGCGCCTCCCACCTGTTCGTGCCGCCGGTCGACGAGATGTTCCCGGGGGCCCATCGCACCACCGTGCACGTGGCCGAGGTGGGCGACAGCCGGGAGGGGCGGTCACGCCCCGGCCACTTCGACGGCGTGGCGACGGTGGTCGCCAAGCTCTTCGCCATCGCCGGTCGGTGCCGGGCCTACTTCGGCGAGAAGGACCACCAGCAGCTGGAGGTCGTCCGCCGGATGGCGGCGGATCTGTCGTTCCCGGTCGACGTGATCGGCTGCCCCACCGTCCGGGAACCCGACGGCCTGGCCCTGTCCAGCCGCAACGCCTACCTCTCGCCGGCCGAGCGGACCGCCGCCCCCGTGCTCCACCGGGCCCTGATCGCGGCGCGGACCCTGGCTGCCCTGGGCGTGCACGAGCCGGCCGCCCTCGGTGTGGCCATGGCCGACGTCGTGCGCGCCGAGCCGGCGGCCGCCCTCGACTACGCCGAAGCGGTGCCCGACGGCGCCGGAGGCATTCGCCTCTACGTGGCCGCCCGCATCGGCACCACCCGCCTCATCGACAACCTGGAGGTGCCTGCGCCGTGA
- the folK gene encoding 2-amino-4-hydroxy-6-hydroxymethyldihydropteridine diphosphokinase, whose protein sequence is MRTFVALGSNLGDRRRHLRDAVAGLPGVVAVSGVYQTDPVGGPGDQPPYLNAVVELDTDLSPRALLGVCRRLEEAAGRLRDVRWGPRTLDVDVLLVGDLVVDEPDLTVPHPRMGERAFVLVPLHDLAPELVGDRPVDPTVRVVAPLEGPSGPGR, encoded by the coding sequence GTGCGCACCTTCGTCGCCCTCGGCTCCAACCTCGGCGACCGCCGCCGGCACCTGCGCGACGCCGTGGCCGGTCTCCCCGGGGTGGTGGCCGTCTCCGGCGTCTACCAGACCGACCCCGTCGGCGGGCCGGGAGACCAGCCGCCCTACCTGAACGCGGTGGTCGAGCTGGACACCGACCTTTCGCCGCGGGCGCTGCTCGGCGTGTGCCGCCGCCTCGAGGAGGCAGCCGGGCGCCTCCGCGACGTCCGGTGGGGGCCCCGCACCCTCGACGTCGACGTGCTGCTGGTGGGCGACCTCGTGGTCGACGAGCCCGACCTCACCGTCCCCCACCCCCGGATGGGGGAGCGGGCGTTCGTGCTCGTCCCCCTCCACGACCTGGCTCCGGAGCTGGTCGGTGACCGCCCGGTCGACCCCACGGTGCGGGTCGTGGCGCCCCTGGAAGGGCCGTCAGGACCGGGGCGGTAG
- the folB gene encoding dihydroneopterin aldolase — protein MAPPDPADVIELRGLRVLARHGCLPEEREREQPFEVDLDVHVDLSVPGRSDDLDDTLDYGAVVAAAVVAAGPPSKLLEHVAERVAQAVLADSRVTAVTVAIRKLRPPVPADLATAGVRITRRRPA, from the coding sequence GTGGCGCCGCCGGACCCGGCCGACGTCATCGAGCTGCGCGGCCTGCGGGTCCTGGCCCGCCACGGCTGCCTGCCCGAGGAGCGGGAGCGCGAGCAGCCCTTCGAGGTCGACCTCGACGTGCACGTCGACCTGTCCGTACCCGGTCGCTCCGACGACCTCGACGACACCCTCGATTACGGCGCCGTCGTCGCCGCCGCCGTGGTCGCCGCCGGTCCTCCATCCAAGCTGCTCGAGCACGTGGCCGAGCGTGTCGCCCAGGCCGTGCTGGCCGACTCCCGGGTGACGGCGGTGACCGTCGCCATCCGCAAGCTGCGGCCGCCCGTGCCGGCGGACCTGGCCACCGCCGGCGTGCGCATCACGCGGCGCCGCCCGGCGTAG